The Bos javanicus breed banteng chromosome 18, ARS-OSU_banteng_1.0, whole genome shotgun sequence genome has a segment encoding these proteins:
- the LOC133229434 gene encoding interferon lambda-3-like, with the protein MPPPLRLDPERSERRAAGAALLRGLTEPGGLSASTCMRWCLRRSFLKDQEESPGTSDMAPGCTLVLVLMLTTVALSRTGAVPVPSAPRALPPARGCHMAQFKSLSPQELQAFKTARDAFEDSFLPKDWDCSTHLFPRTRDLKHLQVWERPVALEAELALTLTVLEAMANSSLGHSLEQPLLTLQNIHSKLQACVPAQPTASSRPRGRLHHWLHRLQEARKESQDCLEASVMFNLLRLLTRDLKCVASGDQCV; encoded by the exons ATGCCGCCGCCGCTCCGTCTGGACCCGGAGCGCTCAGAGCGCCGGGCTGCGGGCGCCGCCCTCCTCCGTGGTCTCACTGAACCAGGGGGTCTCTCAGCCTCGACCTGTATGCGCTGGTGCCTGAGGCGCTCTTTCCTCAAAGACCAGGAAGAGTCCCCGGGAACCAGCG ACATGGCCCCGGGCTGCACGCTGGTGCTGGTGCTGATGCTGACGACCGTGGCGCTGAGCAGGACAGGAGCAGTTCCTGtgccctctgcccccagggcCCTCCCACCTGCCAGGGGCTGCCACATGGCCCAGTTCAAGTCTCTGTCCCCTCAAGAGCTGCAGGCCTTCAAGACGGCCAGGGATGCCTTT GAAGACTCGTTCTTGCCAAAGGACTGGGACTGCAGCACCCACCTTTTCCCCAGGACCCGGGACCTGAAGCACCTGCAG GTGTGGGAGCGCCCTGTAGCTCTGGAGGCAGAGCTGGCCCTGACACTGACGGTCCTGGAGGCCATGGCTAACTCATCCCTGGGCCACAGCCTGGAGCAGCCCCTTCTCACGCTGCAGAACATCCACTCCAAGCTCCAGGCCTGT gtccCAGCTCAGCCCACAGCAAGCTCCAGGCCCCGGGGCCGCCTCCACCACTGGCTGCACCGCCTCCAGGAGGCCCGGAAG GAGTCCCAGGACTGCCTCGAAGCCTCTGTGATGTTCAACCTCCTCCGCCTCCTCACCCGGGACCTGAAATGTGTTGCCAGCGGAGACCAGTGTGTCTGA
- the LOC133229868 gene encoding interferon lambda-4-like, translated as MGQSGTAAAVVGLWVLVTVGVAANPNVTEPQRCLLSHYRSLDPRALLAVKALRDHYEEETLSWGPQNCSIRRKRNPPRPSSCAMLRRVARDLADAQAVLSSLPSPELFPGVGQTLELLAAAGRDVAACLELARPGSWRRSPRRPGRRPKTCRAESPRCHEATVIFHLLRLLAWDLRLVAHAGPCL; from the exons ATGGGGCAGAGTGGCACAGCCGCAGCGGTCGTGGGATTGTGGGTCTTGGTGACTGTGGGTGTAGCTGCCAACCCCAACGTGACTGAGCCTCAGCGCTGCCTCCTCTCACACTATCGCTCCTTGGACCCCCGGGCGCTGCTGGCTGTCAAGGCGCTGAGGGACCACTAT GAAGAAGAGACGCTGAGCTGGGGGCCCCAAAACTGCTCGATCCGCCGGAAGAGGAACCCTCCCCGGCCGTCG TCCTGTGCGATGCTCCGCCGGGTGGCCCGCGACCTCGCCGACGCCCAGGCCGTGCTGAGCAGCCTGCCGAGCCCCGAGCTCTTCCCCGGCGTCGGGCAGACCCTGGAGCTGCTGGCGGCCGCGGGGCGGGACGTGGCGGCCTGC CTCGAGCTGGCCCGGCCAGGCTCCTGGAGGAGGTCCCCGCGGCGGCCCGGGAGGCGTCCCAAGACTTGCCGAGCT GAGTCGCCTCGATGCCACGAAGCCACCGTCATCTTCCACCTCCTGCGCCTGCTCGCGTGGGACCTGCGGCTGGTGGCGCACGCGGGGCCTTGTCTGTGA
- the LOC133229870 gene encoding interferon lambda-3-like — protein sequence MAPGCTLVLVLMLTTVALSRTGAVPVPSAPRALPPARGCHMAQFKSLSPQELQAFKTARDAFEDSFLPKDWDCSTHLFPRTRDLKHLQVWERPVALEAELALTLTVLEAMANSSLGHSLEQPLLTLQNIHSKLQACVPAQPTASSRPRGRLHHWLHRLQEARKKESQDCLEASVMFNLLRLLTRDLKCVASGDQCV from the exons ATGGCCCCGGGCTGCACGCTGGTGCTGGTGCTGATGCTGACGACCGTGGCGCTGAGCAGGACAGGAGCAGTTCCTGtgccctctgcccccagggcCCTCCCACCTGCCAGGGGCTGCCACATGGCCCAGTTCAAGTCTCTGTCCCCTCAAGAGCTGCAGGCCTTCAAGACGGCCAGGGATGCCTTT GAAGACTCGTTCTTGCCAAAGGACTGGGACTGCAGCACCCACCTTTTCCCCAGGACCCGGGACCTGAAGCACCTGCAG GTGTGGGAGCGCCCtgtggctctggaggcagagCTGGCCCTGACACTGACGGTCCTGGAGGCCATGGCTAACTCATCCCTGGGCCACAGCCTGGAGCAGCCCCTTCTCACGTTGCAGAACATCCACTCCAAGCTCCAGGCCTGT gtccCAGCTCAGCCCACAGCAAGCTCCAGGCCCCGGGGCCGCCTCCACCACTGGCTGCACCGCCTCCAGGAGGCCCGGAAGAAG GAGTCCCAGGACTGCCTCGAAGCCTCTGTGATGTTCAACCTCCTCCGCCTTCTCACCCGGGACCTGAAATGTGTTGCCAGCGGAGACCAGTGTGTCTGA